A genome region from Schistocerca americana isolate TAMUIC-IGC-003095 chromosome 1, iqSchAmer2.1, whole genome shotgun sequence includes the following:
- the LOC124622628 gene encoding uncharacterized protein LOC124622628: MTALLLLALLAMAGHASTQTHAGCSVDVNKSKMPYPQPLLLKPGGSKDVHGFVTPDSSGKILLRKNEQIIVACPDSVIEIRKQRLATATCFSGTTFTIGGRAYNFSDLGCRSQPMPSERNPERSCGSRSQYQEIQLGFQVGPDFYTLIDACFDTRSYRTVYDHFTMVREIRGSQTRFPRPKKWLNGRFFGTIDMDKQYERATQIVTFGKLLGDPKLGSEYISRNTDYFLSKGHLAAKSDFSLGAQEYATFFYMNAAPQWQTFNGGNWNTMEGDVRSYAATNRVKLEIYTGTHGITTLPNVNKVETDLYLYTKGGNYIPVPKLFWKIVYREDTKRAVVFLGVNNPYIERPGSDYYICKDVCSRISWITWTANDRRDKKKGYSYCCEYADFKNAVADAPTVNVTSLLT, from the coding sequence GCTGTTCGGTGGACGTAAACAAATCCAAGATGCCCTACCCTCAGCCGCTGCTGCTGAAGCCCGGCGGAAGCAAAGACGTGCACGGCTTCGTCACGCCGGACTCCTCGGGGAAAATATTGCTCAGAAAGAACGAGCAGATCATCGTCGCGTGTCCCGACAGCGTCATCGAGATCAGGAAACAGCGGCTGGCGACAGCCACCTGCTTCTCCGGCACCACCTTCACCATCGGCGGTAGGGCCTACAACTTCAGTGATCTCGGATGCAGGTCCCAGCCGATGCCATCGGAGAGGAATCCGGAAAGATCGTGCGGCAGCAGAAGTCAGTATCAGGAGATCCAGCTGGGCTTCCAGGTCGGCCCCGACTTCTACACGCTCATCGACGCCTGCTTCGACACTCGCTCCTACAGAACagtgtacgaccacttcacgatgGTCCGCGAAATACGGGGCAGCCAGACCCGTTTCCCCAGACCAAAAAAGTGGTTGAACGGCAGGTTCTTCGGCACTATTGACATGGACAAACAGTACGAAAGGGCCACGCAGATCGTGACGTTCGGCAAACTGCTGGGGGACCCTAAGCTGGGGTCCGAGTACATTTCTCGAAACACCGACTACTTCCTTTCCAAAGGACACCTCGCTGCTAAATCTGATTTCTCTCTCGGCGCGCAGGAGTACGCCACGTTCTTCTACATGAACGCTGCGCCGCAGTGGCAAACATTCAACGGTGGCAACTGGAACACCATGGAGGGAGATGTACGTTCCTATGCTGCAACAAACCGCGTCAAGCTGGAAATATACACGGGTACGCACGGCATCACAACACTGCCCAACGTGAACAAAGTCGAGACGGATTTATATCTTTATACTAAAGGCGGAAACTACATCCCAGTACCGAAGCTCTTCTGGAAGATTGTGTACAGAGAGGATACTAAGAGAGCTGTTGTGTTCCTGGGTGTAAACAATCCGTACATTGAGAGGCCTGGATCTGACTACTACATCTGCAAAGACGTGTGCTCCAGGATCAGCTGGATAACCTGGACGGCCAATGATCGGAGGGACAAAAAAAAGGGTTACTCGTACTGCTGCGAGTATGCGGACTTCAAGAACGCTGTGGCCGACGCACCCACCGTCAACGTTACATCTCTCCTTACTTAA